A window of Anolis sagrei isolate rAnoSag1 chromosome 13, rAnoSag1.mat, whole genome shotgun sequence contains these coding sequences:
- the RAP1GAP gene encoding rap1 GTPase-activating protein 1 isoform X2, with translation MEPQGGLPPLPPRKGSAQEDEGFGFGNADLFEMIEKMQGSRMDEQRCSFPPTLKTEEDYIPYPSVHEVLGREGPFPLILLPQFGGYWIEGTNHEWSGGPEAAPPPATSKAKLECNHTARLYRKHFLGKEHFNYYSMDAALGHLVFSLKYDVIGDQEHLRLLLRTKSRTFHDVIPISCLTEFPNVVQMAKLVCEDVNVDRFYPVLYPKASRLIVTFDEHVISNNFKFGVIYQKPGQTSEEELFSTTEESPAFVEFLELLGQRVQLQDFKGFRGGLDVTHGQTGTESVYCNFRNKEIMFHVSTKLPFTEGDAQQLQRKRHIGNDIVAIVFQDESTPFVPDMIASNFLHAYVVVQAEGPGSSDGSGLYKVSATARDDVPFFGPPLPDPAVFRKGPEFQEFLLTKLINAEYACYKAEKFAKLEERTRTALLETLYEELHLNSQSMMGLGGDEDKMENGSGGGGGGFFESFKRVIRSRSQSMDAVGLSGKRQNTVSASHSGSFGHNNPDVAKTAGISLIVPGKSPTRKKSGPFGSRRSSAIGIENIQEVQEKRESPTGPEKTPDSGHVSQDPKSEDSSNQSSPEMPTTKNRPAPKAEALRSGCSRSSSSSASSFGSGTEGPQGSGHEDDNGDDDDDAGTESHSSSSEAPHKRGSFIYSTWLEDSLSTASAGSSPGPSPQPDPRKSADPSCPEIKIQLEQTERPPSNLSC, from the exons ggaagccggATGGACGAACAGCGgtgctccttccctcccaccctcaaG ACGGAAGAGGACTACATCCCCTATCCCAGCGTCCACGAG GTCCTGGGCCGGGAGGGCCCCTTCCCGCTGATCCTCCTCCCGCAGTTTGGGGGCTACTGGATCGAGGGCACCAACCACGAGTGGAGCGGGGGCCCCGAAGCCGCACCGCCGCCGGCAACCTCCAAGGCCAAGCTGGAATGCAACCACACGGCCCGACTCTACCGCAAGCACTTCCTGGGCAAG GAGCACTTCAATTACTACTCCATGGACGCGGCCTTGGGGCACCTCGTCTTCTCGCTCAAGTACGACGTCATCGGGGACCAGGAGCACCTCCGCCTCCTCTTGCG gacaAAGAGCCGGACGTTCCACGACGTGATCCCCATCTCCTGCCTGACGGAGTTTCCCAACGTTGTGCAGATGGCCAAG CTGGTCTGCGAAGACGTCAACGTTGACCGCTTCTACCCGGTCCTGTACCCAAAG GCTTCCCGGCTCATTGTGACATTCGACGAACACGTCATCAGTAACAACTTCAAGTTCGGCGTCATCTACCAGAAGCCCGGCCAG ACGTCGGAAGAAGAGCTCTTCAGCACCACGGAGGAGAGCCCGGCCTTTGTGGAGTTCCTGGAGCTTTTGGGCCAGAGAGTACAACTGCAGGACTTCaaggg GTTTCGGGGCGGCCTGGACGTGACCCATGGGCAAACGGGGACCGAGTCGGTCTACTGCAACTTCCGCAACAAGGAGATCATGTTCCACGTCTCCACCAAGCTGCCCTTCACCGAAGGGGACGCCCAGCAG CTCCAGCGCAAGCGGCACATCGGCAACGACATTGTGGCCATCGTCTTCCAGGACGAGAGCACGCCCTTCGTGCCGGACATGATTGCCTCCAACTTCCTGCACGCCTACGTGGTGGTCCAGGCCGAAGGGCCGGGCAGCAGCGATGGGAGTGGACTCTACAAG GTCTCTGCCACGGCCCGGGACGACGTGCCCTTCTTCGGACCGCCGCTGCCCGACCCGGCAGttttccgaaag GGCCCCGAGTTCCAGGAGTTCCTCTTGACGAAGCTGATCAATGCGGAGTACGCCTGCTACAAAGCTGAGAAGTTTGCCAAACTGGAG gAGCGGACGCGGACAGCACTGCTGGAGACGCTCTACGAGGAGCTGCACCTCAACAGCCAGTCCATGATGGGCTTGGGGGGCGACGAGGACAAAATGGAGAACGgcagcggcggaggaggagggggcttCTTTGAATCCTTCAAG CGCGTGATCCGCAGCCGCAGCCAGTCGATGGACGCGGTGGGCCTGAGCGGCAAGCGGCAGAACACCGTCTCGGCCAGCCACAGCGGCAGCTTCGGGCACAACAACCCGGACGTGGCCAAGACGGCCGGCATT TCCCTGATCGTCCCTGGGAAAAGCCCCACGCGGAAGAAGTCCGGGCCCTTCGGATCGCGCCGCAGCAGCGCCATCGGCATCGAGAACATCCAGGAAGTGCAGGAAAAGAG GGAGAGCCCGACTGGTCCTGAAAAGACGCCGGACAGCGGCCACGTCTCCCAGGACCCCAAATCGGAGGATTCGTCCAACCAGAGTTCCCCCGAGATGCCCACCACCAAGAACAG GCCGGCCCCCAAAGCGGAGGCCCTTCGCAGCGGCTGCTCCCGCTCCTCTTCCTCCAGCGCCAGCAGCTTTGGCAGCGGGACCGAAGGGCCCCAAGGCAGCGGTCACGAGGACGACAACGGTGACGATGATGACGATGCCGGCACG GAgagccactcctcctcctctgaggCGCCCCACAAGCGGGGCTCCTTCATCTACAGCACTTGGCTGGAGGACAGCCTAAGCACCGCCAGCGCAGGGAGCTCCCCCG GCCCTTCCCCGCAGCCGGACCCCCGGAAGTCCGCTGACCCTTCGTGTCCAGAGATCAAGATCCAGCTCGAACAGACGGAGCGGCCGCCGTCCAACTTG AGCTGCTAG
- the RAP1GAP gene encoding rap1 GTPase-activating protein 1 isoform X3, with protein MEPQGGLPPLPPRKGSAQEDEGFGFGNADLFEMIEKMQGSRMDEQRCSFPPTLKTEEDYIPYPSVHEVLGREGPFPLILLPQFGGYWIEGTNHEWSGGPEAAPPPATSKAKLECNHTARLYRKHFLGKEHFNYYSMDAALGHLVFSLKYDVIGDQEHLRLLLRTKSRTFHDVIPISCLTEFPNVVQMAKLVCEDVNVDRFYPVLYPKASRLIVTFDEHVISNNFKFGVIYQKPGQTSEEELFSTTEESPAFVEFLELLGQRVQLQDFKGFRGGLDVTHGQTGTESVYCNFRNKEIMFHVSTKLPFTEGDAQQLQRKRHIGNDIVAIVFQDESTPFVPDMIASNFLHAYVVVQAEGPGSSDGSGLYKVSATARDDVPFFGPPLPDPAVFRKGPEFQEFLLTKLINAEYACYKAEKFAKLEERTRTALLETLYEELHLNSQSMMGLGGDEDKMENGSGGGGGGFFESFKSLIVPGKSPTRKKSGPFGSRRSSAIGIENIQEVQEKRESPTGPEKTPDSGHVSQDPKSEDSSNQSSPEMPTTKNRPAPKAEALRSGCSRSSSSSASSFGSGTEGPQGSGHEDDNGDDDDDAGTESHSSSSEAPHKRGSFIYSTWLEDSLSTASAGSSPGPSPQPDPRKSADPSCPEIKIQLEQTERPPSNLSC; from the exons ggaagccggATGGACGAACAGCGgtgctccttccctcccaccctcaaG ACGGAAGAGGACTACATCCCCTATCCCAGCGTCCACGAG GTCCTGGGCCGGGAGGGCCCCTTCCCGCTGATCCTCCTCCCGCAGTTTGGGGGCTACTGGATCGAGGGCACCAACCACGAGTGGAGCGGGGGCCCCGAAGCCGCACCGCCGCCGGCAACCTCCAAGGCCAAGCTGGAATGCAACCACACGGCCCGACTCTACCGCAAGCACTTCCTGGGCAAG GAGCACTTCAATTACTACTCCATGGACGCGGCCTTGGGGCACCTCGTCTTCTCGCTCAAGTACGACGTCATCGGGGACCAGGAGCACCTCCGCCTCCTCTTGCG gacaAAGAGCCGGACGTTCCACGACGTGATCCCCATCTCCTGCCTGACGGAGTTTCCCAACGTTGTGCAGATGGCCAAG CTGGTCTGCGAAGACGTCAACGTTGACCGCTTCTACCCGGTCCTGTACCCAAAG GCTTCCCGGCTCATTGTGACATTCGACGAACACGTCATCAGTAACAACTTCAAGTTCGGCGTCATCTACCAGAAGCCCGGCCAG ACGTCGGAAGAAGAGCTCTTCAGCACCACGGAGGAGAGCCCGGCCTTTGTGGAGTTCCTGGAGCTTTTGGGCCAGAGAGTACAACTGCAGGACTTCaaggg GTTTCGGGGCGGCCTGGACGTGACCCATGGGCAAACGGGGACCGAGTCGGTCTACTGCAACTTCCGCAACAAGGAGATCATGTTCCACGTCTCCACCAAGCTGCCCTTCACCGAAGGGGACGCCCAGCAG CTCCAGCGCAAGCGGCACATCGGCAACGACATTGTGGCCATCGTCTTCCAGGACGAGAGCACGCCCTTCGTGCCGGACATGATTGCCTCCAACTTCCTGCACGCCTACGTGGTGGTCCAGGCCGAAGGGCCGGGCAGCAGCGATGGGAGTGGACTCTACAAG GTCTCTGCCACGGCCCGGGACGACGTGCCCTTCTTCGGACCGCCGCTGCCCGACCCGGCAGttttccgaaag GGCCCCGAGTTCCAGGAGTTCCTCTTGACGAAGCTGATCAATGCGGAGTACGCCTGCTACAAAGCTGAGAAGTTTGCCAAACTGGAG gAGCGGACGCGGACAGCACTGCTGGAGACGCTCTACGAGGAGCTGCACCTCAACAGCCAGTCCATGATGGGCTTGGGGGGCGACGAGGACAAAATGGAGAACGgcagcggcggaggaggagggggcttCTTTGAATCCTTCAAG TCCCTGATCGTCCCTGGGAAAAGCCCCACGCGGAAGAAGTCCGGGCCCTTCGGATCGCGCCGCAGCAGCGCCATCGGCATCGAGAACATCCAGGAAGTGCAGGAAAAGAG GGAGAGCCCGACTGGTCCTGAAAAGACGCCGGACAGCGGCCACGTCTCCCAGGACCCCAAATCGGAGGATTCGTCCAACCAGAGTTCCCCCGAGATGCCCACCACCAAGAACAG GCCGGCCCCCAAAGCGGAGGCCCTTCGCAGCGGCTGCTCCCGCTCCTCTTCCTCCAGCGCCAGCAGCTTTGGCAGCGGGACCGAAGGGCCCCAAGGCAGCGGTCACGAGGACGACAACGGTGACGATGATGACGATGCCGGCACG GAgagccactcctcctcctctgaggCGCCCCACAAGCGGGGCTCCTTCATCTACAGCACTTGGCTGGAGGACAGCCTAAGCACCGCCAGCGCAGGGAGCTCCCCCG GCCCTTCCCCGCAGCCGGACCCCCGGAAGTCCGCTGACCCTTCGTGTCCAGAGATCAAGATCCAGCTCGAACAGACGGAGCGGCCGCCGTCCAACTTG AGCTGCTAG
- the RAP1GAP gene encoding rap1 GTPase-activating protein 1 isoform X4 yields MIEKMQGSRMDEQRCSFPPTLKTEEDYIPYPSVHEVLGREGPFPLILLPQFGGYWIEGTNHEWSGGPEAAPPPATSKAKLECNHTARLYRKHFLGKEHFNYYSMDAALGHLVFSLKYDVIGDQEHLRLLLRTKSRTFHDVIPISCLTEFPNVVQMAKLVCEDVNVDRFYPVLYPKASRLIVTFDEHVISNNFKFGVIYQKPGQTSEEELFSTTEESPAFVEFLELLGQRVQLQDFKGFRGGLDVTHGQTGTESVYCNFRNKEIMFHVSTKLPFTEGDAQQLQRKRHIGNDIVAIVFQDESTPFVPDMIASNFLHAYVVVQAEGPGSSDGSGLYKVSATARDDVPFFGPPLPDPAVFRKGPEFQEFLLTKLINAEYACYKAEKFAKLEERTRTALLETLYEELHLNSQSMMGLGGDEDKMENGSGGGGGGFFESFKRVIRSRSQSMDAVGLSGKRQNTVSASHSGSFGHNNPDVAKTAGISLLVPGKTPSRYGRRGSAIGIGTIEESLIVPGKSPTRKKSGPFGSRRSSAIGIENIQEVQEKRESPTGPEKTPDSGHVSQDPKSEDSSNQSSPEMPTTKNRPAPKAEALRSGCSRSSSSSASSFGSGTEGPQGSGHEDDNGDDDDDAGTESHSSSSEAPHKRGSFIYSTWLEDSLSTASAGSSPGPSPQPDPRKSADPSCPEIKIQLEQTERPPSNLSC; encoded by the exons ggaagccggATGGACGAACAGCGgtgctccttccctcccaccctcaaG ACGGAAGAGGACTACATCCCCTATCCCAGCGTCCACGAG GTCCTGGGCCGGGAGGGCCCCTTCCCGCTGATCCTCCTCCCGCAGTTTGGGGGCTACTGGATCGAGGGCACCAACCACGAGTGGAGCGGGGGCCCCGAAGCCGCACCGCCGCCGGCAACCTCCAAGGCCAAGCTGGAATGCAACCACACGGCCCGACTCTACCGCAAGCACTTCCTGGGCAAG GAGCACTTCAATTACTACTCCATGGACGCGGCCTTGGGGCACCTCGTCTTCTCGCTCAAGTACGACGTCATCGGGGACCAGGAGCACCTCCGCCTCCTCTTGCG gacaAAGAGCCGGACGTTCCACGACGTGATCCCCATCTCCTGCCTGACGGAGTTTCCCAACGTTGTGCAGATGGCCAAG CTGGTCTGCGAAGACGTCAACGTTGACCGCTTCTACCCGGTCCTGTACCCAAAG GCTTCCCGGCTCATTGTGACATTCGACGAACACGTCATCAGTAACAACTTCAAGTTCGGCGTCATCTACCAGAAGCCCGGCCAG ACGTCGGAAGAAGAGCTCTTCAGCACCACGGAGGAGAGCCCGGCCTTTGTGGAGTTCCTGGAGCTTTTGGGCCAGAGAGTACAACTGCAGGACTTCaaggg GTTTCGGGGCGGCCTGGACGTGACCCATGGGCAAACGGGGACCGAGTCGGTCTACTGCAACTTCCGCAACAAGGAGATCATGTTCCACGTCTCCACCAAGCTGCCCTTCACCGAAGGGGACGCCCAGCAG CTCCAGCGCAAGCGGCACATCGGCAACGACATTGTGGCCATCGTCTTCCAGGACGAGAGCACGCCCTTCGTGCCGGACATGATTGCCTCCAACTTCCTGCACGCCTACGTGGTGGTCCAGGCCGAAGGGCCGGGCAGCAGCGATGGGAGTGGACTCTACAAG GTCTCTGCCACGGCCCGGGACGACGTGCCCTTCTTCGGACCGCCGCTGCCCGACCCGGCAGttttccgaaag GGCCCCGAGTTCCAGGAGTTCCTCTTGACGAAGCTGATCAATGCGGAGTACGCCTGCTACAAAGCTGAGAAGTTTGCCAAACTGGAG gAGCGGACGCGGACAGCACTGCTGGAGACGCTCTACGAGGAGCTGCACCTCAACAGCCAGTCCATGATGGGCTTGGGGGGCGACGAGGACAAAATGGAGAACGgcagcggcggaggaggagggggcttCTTTGAATCCTTCAAG CGCGTGATCCGCAGCCGCAGCCAGTCGATGGACGCGGTGGGCCTGAGCGGCAAGCGGCAGAACACCGTCTCGGCCAGCCACAGCGGCAGCTTCGGGCACAACAACCCGGACGTGGCCAAGACGGCCGGCATT TCATTGCTTGTCCCTGGGAAAACGCCAAGTAGGTACGGACGCCGAGGCAGCGCCATAGGAATAGGAACCATAGAAGAG TCCCTGATCGTCCCTGGGAAAAGCCCCACGCGGAAGAAGTCCGGGCCCTTCGGATCGCGCCGCAGCAGCGCCATCGGCATCGAGAACATCCAGGAAGTGCAGGAAAAGAG GGAGAGCCCGACTGGTCCTGAAAAGACGCCGGACAGCGGCCACGTCTCCCAGGACCCCAAATCGGAGGATTCGTCCAACCAGAGTTCCCCCGAGATGCCCACCACCAAGAACAG GCCGGCCCCCAAAGCGGAGGCCCTTCGCAGCGGCTGCTCCCGCTCCTCTTCCTCCAGCGCCAGCAGCTTTGGCAGCGGGACCGAAGGGCCCCAAGGCAGCGGTCACGAGGACGACAACGGTGACGATGATGACGATGCCGGCACG GAgagccactcctcctcctctgaggCGCCCCACAAGCGGGGCTCCTTCATCTACAGCACTTGGCTGGAGGACAGCCTAAGCACCGCCAGCGCAGGGAGCTCCCCCG GCCCTTCCCCGCAGCCGGACCCCCGGAAGTCCGCTGACCCTTCGTGTCCAGAGATCAAGATCCAGCTCGAACAGACGGAGCGGCCGCCGTCCAACTTG AGCTGCTAG
- the RAP1GAP gene encoding rap1 GTPase-activating protein 1 isoform X1, translating to MEPQGGLPPLPPRKGSAQEDEGFGFGNADLFEMIEKMQGSRMDEQRCSFPPTLKTEEDYIPYPSVHEVLGREGPFPLILLPQFGGYWIEGTNHEWSGGPEAAPPPATSKAKLECNHTARLYRKHFLGKEHFNYYSMDAALGHLVFSLKYDVIGDQEHLRLLLRTKSRTFHDVIPISCLTEFPNVVQMAKLVCEDVNVDRFYPVLYPKASRLIVTFDEHVISNNFKFGVIYQKPGQTSEEELFSTTEESPAFVEFLELLGQRVQLQDFKGFRGGLDVTHGQTGTESVYCNFRNKEIMFHVSTKLPFTEGDAQQLQRKRHIGNDIVAIVFQDESTPFVPDMIASNFLHAYVVVQAEGPGSSDGSGLYKVSATARDDVPFFGPPLPDPAVFRKGPEFQEFLLTKLINAEYACYKAEKFAKLEERTRTALLETLYEELHLNSQSMMGLGGDEDKMENGSGGGGGGFFESFKRVIRSRSQSMDAVGLSGKRQNTVSASHSGSFGHNNPDVAKTAGISLLVPGKTPSRYGRRGSAIGIGTIEESLIVPGKSPTRKKSGPFGSRRSSAIGIENIQEVQEKRESPTGPEKTPDSGHVSQDPKSEDSSNQSSPEMPTTKNRPAPKAEALRSGCSRSSSSSASSFGSGTEGPQGSGHEDDNGDDDDDAGTESHSSSSEAPHKRGSFIYSTWLEDSLSTASAGSSPGPSPQPDPRKSADPSCPEIKIQLEQTERPPSNLSC from the exons ggaagccggATGGACGAACAGCGgtgctccttccctcccaccctcaaG ACGGAAGAGGACTACATCCCCTATCCCAGCGTCCACGAG GTCCTGGGCCGGGAGGGCCCCTTCCCGCTGATCCTCCTCCCGCAGTTTGGGGGCTACTGGATCGAGGGCACCAACCACGAGTGGAGCGGGGGCCCCGAAGCCGCACCGCCGCCGGCAACCTCCAAGGCCAAGCTGGAATGCAACCACACGGCCCGACTCTACCGCAAGCACTTCCTGGGCAAG GAGCACTTCAATTACTACTCCATGGACGCGGCCTTGGGGCACCTCGTCTTCTCGCTCAAGTACGACGTCATCGGGGACCAGGAGCACCTCCGCCTCCTCTTGCG gacaAAGAGCCGGACGTTCCACGACGTGATCCCCATCTCCTGCCTGACGGAGTTTCCCAACGTTGTGCAGATGGCCAAG CTGGTCTGCGAAGACGTCAACGTTGACCGCTTCTACCCGGTCCTGTACCCAAAG GCTTCCCGGCTCATTGTGACATTCGACGAACACGTCATCAGTAACAACTTCAAGTTCGGCGTCATCTACCAGAAGCCCGGCCAG ACGTCGGAAGAAGAGCTCTTCAGCACCACGGAGGAGAGCCCGGCCTTTGTGGAGTTCCTGGAGCTTTTGGGCCAGAGAGTACAACTGCAGGACTTCaaggg GTTTCGGGGCGGCCTGGACGTGACCCATGGGCAAACGGGGACCGAGTCGGTCTACTGCAACTTCCGCAACAAGGAGATCATGTTCCACGTCTCCACCAAGCTGCCCTTCACCGAAGGGGACGCCCAGCAG CTCCAGCGCAAGCGGCACATCGGCAACGACATTGTGGCCATCGTCTTCCAGGACGAGAGCACGCCCTTCGTGCCGGACATGATTGCCTCCAACTTCCTGCACGCCTACGTGGTGGTCCAGGCCGAAGGGCCGGGCAGCAGCGATGGGAGTGGACTCTACAAG GTCTCTGCCACGGCCCGGGACGACGTGCCCTTCTTCGGACCGCCGCTGCCCGACCCGGCAGttttccgaaag GGCCCCGAGTTCCAGGAGTTCCTCTTGACGAAGCTGATCAATGCGGAGTACGCCTGCTACAAAGCTGAGAAGTTTGCCAAACTGGAG gAGCGGACGCGGACAGCACTGCTGGAGACGCTCTACGAGGAGCTGCACCTCAACAGCCAGTCCATGATGGGCTTGGGGGGCGACGAGGACAAAATGGAGAACGgcagcggcggaggaggagggggcttCTTTGAATCCTTCAAG CGCGTGATCCGCAGCCGCAGCCAGTCGATGGACGCGGTGGGCCTGAGCGGCAAGCGGCAGAACACCGTCTCGGCCAGCCACAGCGGCAGCTTCGGGCACAACAACCCGGACGTGGCCAAGACGGCCGGCATT TCATTGCTTGTCCCTGGGAAAACGCCAAGTAGGTACGGACGCCGAGGCAGCGCCATAGGAATAGGAACCATAGAAGAG TCCCTGATCGTCCCTGGGAAAAGCCCCACGCGGAAGAAGTCCGGGCCCTTCGGATCGCGCCGCAGCAGCGCCATCGGCATCGAGAACATCCAGGAAGTGCAGGAAAAGAG GGAGAGCCCGACTGGTCCTGAAAAGACGCCGGACAGCGGCCACGTCTCCCAGGACCCCAAATCGGAGGATTCGTCCAACCAGAGTTCCCCCGAGATGCCCACCACCAAGAACAG GCCGGCCCCCAAAGCGGAGGCCCTTCGCAGCGGCTGCTCCCGCTCCTCTTCCTCCAGCGCCAGCAGCTTTGGCAGCGGGACCGAAGGGCCCCAAGGCAGCGGTCACGAGGACGACAACGGTGACGATGATGACGATGCCGGCACG GAgagccactcctcctcctctgaggCGCCCCACAAGCGGGGCTCCTTCATCTACAGCACTTGGCTGGAGGACAGCCTAAGCACCGCCAGCGCAGGGAGCTCCCCCG GCCCTTCCCCGCAGCCGGACCCCCGGAAGTCCGCTGACCCTTCGTGTCCAGAGATCAAGATCCAGCTCGAACAGACGGAGCGGCCGCCGTCCAACTTG AGCTGCTAG